In a genomic window of Terriglobia bacterium:
- a CDS encoding M28 family peptidase, whose product MSIRSCKLIVPFVLLAASLAQAGTLPTPPSTAVKEINPTELREHLAFLASPELGGRYTLSPSLPIAARYLATRLQAWGYKPGGDHGSYFQHFPLISSKPKPDECSLVVTENGSTANYKFGDFFSQDAKDGAAEGQIVFVGYGISAPEQKHDDYAGVDVKDKIVMLLGDGDPKGVDRSRLNDDEFGEPAARAHGAIGVITLPAGRFLRFMKNPRFKEMVAQRASVRLEETVDGTLPSIVLAPDAAEKIVAAFGMKFNELMHKSSNGEDLEPKALSATAKFNVAVDASKATAENVVGILEGSDRNLKSQYVTFSAHYDHLQTRNGQIYPGADDDGSGTSAVLTIAHALADTHPKRSLMIIFHAGEELGLLGSRYNTDYKPAVPLKEIVADLNIDMIGRSKPAGDTNKLDENLTDPNSVYLVGADRISKELNQISEQTNRQYEKLNLNYLYDDPKNPERIYYRSDHWNYAKHGIPIIFYFDGTHVDYHQPTDTIDKIDFGKMTKITRLVLETGWRLANLDHRLEIDSSRN is encoded by the coding sequence GTGAGCATTCGTTCCTGCAAGTTGATCGTCCCTTTTGTGCTTCTGGCTGCGTCGTTGGCGCAAGCGGGCACGCTGCCAACGCCGCCCAGTACAGCTGTAAAAGAGATCAACCCGACCGAGTTGCGAGAGCATCTCGCCTTCCTGGCGTCGCCCGAGTTGGGCGGGCGCTACACGTTGAGCCCGAGTCTGCCGATTGCGGCACGGTATCTGGCAACGCGGCTGCAGGCGTGGGGATACAAGCCCGGCGGCGATCATGGAAGTTACTTCCAGCATTTTCCGCTGATCTCATCGAAACCGAAGCCGGACGAGTGTTCGCTGGTAGTCACGGAGAATGGCTCGACAGCAAATTATAAGTTTGGCGATTTCTTTTCGCAGGACGCGAAGGATGGCGCGGCCGAGGGGCAGATCGTTTTCGTCGGCTACGGAATTTCGGCGCCGGAGCAGAAACATGACGATTACGCCGGAGTGGACGTGAAGGACAAGATCGTCATGCTCCTGGGAGATGGCGATCCGAAGGGTGTGGACCGGTCGCGGCTGAATGATGATGAGTTCGGAGAGCCAGCGGCGCGGGCGCACGGAGCGATCGGAGTGATTACGCTGCCGGCAGGGCGCTTCCTCCGGTTCATGAAGAATCCGCGATTCAAAGAGATGGTTGCGCAACGGGCGAGCGTTCGACTGGAAGAGACGGTGGATGGAACACTGCCTTCGATCGTGCTGGCTCCGGATGCGGCCGAGAAAATAGTTGCGGCGTTCGGGATGAAGTTCAACGAACTGATGCATAAATCGTCGAACGGCGAAGATTTGGAACCGAAGGCGTTGAGTGCGACCGCGAAATTTAACGTTGCGGTCGATGCTTCGAAGGCGACGGCGGAGAACGTTGTCGGAATACTGGAGGGGTCGGATCGGAACCTGAAATCGCAGTATGTGACGTTCAGCGCCCATTACGATCACCTGCAGACGCGCAACGGGCAGATTTATCCAGGGGCGGACGATGACGGGTCGGGAACGTCGGCAGTGCTGACGATCGCGCATGCGCTGGCCGACACCCATCCGAAGCGCTCGCTGATGATCATCTTCCATGCTGGCGAGGAGCTTGGACTTCTCGGCTCGCGGTACAACACCGACTACAAGCCGGCAGTGCCGCTGAAGGAGATCGTGGCCGATCTGAATATCGACATGATCGGCCGTTCGAAGCCGGCTGGGGATACCAACAAATTGGACGAGAATTTAACGGATCCGAACTCGGTTTATCTTGTCGGCGCGGACCGGATCAGCAAGGAACTGAACCAGATCAGCGAGCAGACGAATCGACAGTACGAGAAGCTGAACCTGAATTACCTTTACGATGATCCCAAAAACCCAGAGCGGATTTATTACCGGTCGGACCACTGGAATTACGCCAAGCACGGAATTCCGATCATCTTCTATTTCGACGGCACGCATGTGGACTATCACCAGCCGACCGATACGATCGACAAGATCGATTTCGGAAAGATGACGAAGATCACGAGGCTGGTCCTGGAGACTGGGTGGCGGCTGGCGAATTTGGACCATCGGTTGGAGATAGATAGTTCAAGAAATTGA
- a CDS encoding PilZ domain-containing protein, producing the protein MPDNTPQQGSYYPPRAYPRVPLHSPVEVKTRSRLFIGQIENISIGGLLVSSDPPPAISSELELLFNLAAGRTVSVSAVVRHSAKTTFGVEFRDLTPAAQDAITEYCQTNLGQARRSGRIPRRLLVTLRGKRKEDQDELAETITLSRNGGLLASRARFFVGNHLELFWPEKKRQAEIEIVSSHPAPNGLLELGFQFADPSFDFWELDFPRLS; encoded by the coding sequence ATGCCAGACAACACTCCACAACAAGGCTCCTACTATCCGCCGCGCGCCTACCCGCGCGTTCCCCTGCACAGTCCCGTGGAGGTCAAGACTCGCTCGCGCCTGTTCATCGGCCAGATCGAAAACATCAGCATTGGCGGCCTGCTCGTCTCGTCCGATCCACCCCCGGCCATATCGAGCGAGCTCGAGTTGCTCTTCAATCTCGCCGCCGGACGCACCGTCTCTGTCAGTGCCGTCGTTCGCCACTCAGCGAAAACGACCTTTGGAGTCGAATTTCGTGACCTCACTCCCGCCGCGCAGGACGCCATTACCGAATATTGCCAGACCAATCTCGGCCAAGCGCGCCGCAGTGGAAGAATCCCGAGGCGCCTTCTCGTCACCCTGCGCGGCAAACGCAAGGAAGATCAGGACGAACTCGCCGAAACCATCACCCTCAGTCGCAACGGTGGTCTGCTGGCCTCCCGCGCTCGCTTTTTCGTCGGCAACCACCTCGAACTGTTTTGGCCCGAAAAGAAGCGCCAGGCCGAAATCGAAATCGTCTCCAGCCACCCCGCGCCAAATGGCCTCTTAGAACTCGGATTTCAATTTGCTGATCCCAGTTTCGACTTCTGGGAGCTCGACTTCCCGAGACTTTCCTGA
- a CDS encoding serine hydrolase domain-containing protein yields the protein MLIPKLRRRDALLPLAFLILLLSFSTALSAQKPLLPKEEKGKPITPPVPATSAHELTTADLTAFFDGFVPYAIKNGKVAGVTISVVKDGQILLEKGYGYANVKTMRPMDPNLTLVRVGSTSKLFTWTAVMQLVEQGKLDLDRDINDYLDFKIKSPYPQPITLRNLMTHRAGFQEGLKSILADKPANLISFSSEQFLKRHQPAILYPPGQVPAYSNYGATLAGYIVQRVSGEPFDTYVEQHIFAPLGMTHSTFRQPVPEPLRADVSEGYMSASGPPSPFEYIITAPAGSLSTTAGDMAKLMIAYLQRGQYQGKQILKPETVHLMWQPAVQKIDDLNVMGLGFFEENRNGRRILGHGGDTIVFHTACDLFVDNGVGIFMSFNSRGANASVYGIRQGLFDAFADRYFPRVNAPAEGTSVAAAPSAGNHAQLIAGRYQSSRRVETAFISVLYLLSQTTITANPDGTINVPTFPSETPKRYRETAPFVWSEVDGQHKVALVGKGLDRTVYTSDDPSSVLQPVRWWNSAPLNLTILCSAVAVLLLGVIAWPLSAFLRWKYRQPTTATDRELLVRKVLRAAAVFDLVYLAGWMYALSPVLNNQLGIYNSHFDPYLRTMQIAGLVVIVAAIAGVWAAAQRVKKRSAALWHILMALSLVGIVWFSVITKLISFNLNY from the coding sequence ATGCTGATTCCAAAGCTTCGTCGTCGTGACGCCCTTCTGCCCCTCGCATTCTTAATCCTCCTGCTGTCCTTCTCCACTGCGCTCTCGGCACAGAAGCCATTACTGCCGAAGGAGGAAAAAGGAAAGCCCATCACTCCTCCCGTTCCGGCCACCTCTGCCCACGAACTGACCACCGCCGACCTCACCGCTTTTTTCGACGGCTTCGTGCCGTATGCGATTAAGAATGGCAAGGTCGCCGGCGTCACCATTTCGGTCGTCAAAGACGGGCAGATCCTCCTTGAAAAGGGCTACGGCTATGCGAACGTCAAGACCATGCGCCCGATGGATCCCAACCTCACGCTGGTCCGCGTAGGCTCGACCTCCAAGCTCTTCACCTGGACAGCCGTGATGCAATTGGTCGAACAGGGAAAACTCGATCTCGACCGCGACATCAACGATTACCTGGACTTCAAGATCAAAAGCCCCTATCCGCAACCGATCACTTTGCGCAACCTCATGACGCATCGCGCTGGCTTCCAGGAAGGTCTGAAGTCCATCCTCGCCGACAAGCCGGCCAACCTCATCTCCTTTTCCTCCGAGCAATTCCTCAAGCGGCATCAGCCTGCGATTCTCTACCCGCCCGGCCAGGTCCCAGCGTATTCCAATTACGGCGCAACCCTTGCCGGCTACATCGTCCAGCGCGTGTCCGGCGAACCCTTCGACACTTACGTCGAGCAGCACATTTTCGCGCCCCTCGGCATGACCCACTCCACCTTCCGCCAGCCCGTTCCCGAACCTCTCCGCGCGGATGTGTCGGAGGGCTATATGTCCGCCTCCGGACCGCCCTCGCCGTTTGAGTACATCATCACCGCGCCCGCCGGTAGCCTCAGCACCACCGCCGGCGACATGGCGAAGTTGATGATCGCCTACCTCCAACGCGGGCAATACCAGGGCAAACAGATTCTCAAACCGGAAACTGTCCACCTCATGTGGCAGCCCGCCGTGCAAAAGATCGATGACCTCAACGTGATGGGTTTGGGCTTTTTCGAGGAGAACCGAAACGGGCGCCGCATTCTCGGCCACGGCGGCGACACCATCGTCTTCCACACCGCCTGCGATCTCTTCGTCGATAATGGCGTGGGCATCTTCATGTCGTTCAACAGCCGCGGGGCGAACGCCTCCGTTTACGGCATCCGCCAGGGCCTCTTCGACGCCTTCGCCGATCGCTACTTCCCCAGGGTCAATGCGCCCGCCGAAGGCACGTCGGTCGCTGCCGCACCTTCCGCCGGCAACCATGCCCAACTCATCGCCGGGCGCTATCAAAGCTCGCGCCGGGTCGAAACCGCATTCATCAGCGTGCTCTACCTCCTGAGCCAGACGACCATCACCGCCAATCCCGACGGCACCATCAACGTCCCCACGTTCCCCAGCGAAACCCCGAAGCGCTACCGCGAGACGGCGCCCTTCGTCTGGTCTGAAGTCGACGGCCAGCACAAAGTCGCGCTCGTCGGCAAAGGCCTCGACCGCACCGTTTACACCAGTGACGACCCAAGCTCCGTGCTCCAGCCCGTGCGCTGGTGGAATTCGGCGCCCCTGAACCTCACCATCCTGTGCTCCGCCGTCGCCGTCCTGCTGCTCGGCGTCATCGCCTGGCCGCTCTCCGCCTTCCTGCGCTGGAAGTATCGTCAGCCGACCACCGCAACTGACCGCGAACTGCTCGTCCGCAAAGTGCTGCGAGCCGCTGCAGTCTTCGACCTCGTCTATCTCGCGGGGTGGATGTACGCGCTCTCGCCGGTCCTGAACAACCAGCTGGGGATCTACAACAGCCACTTCGATCCCTACCTTCGAACGATGCAGATCGCCGGCCTCGTCGTGATCGTAGCCGCCATCGCGGGCGTCTGGGCCGCCGCACAGCGCGTCAAGAAACGCAGCGCCGCTCTCTGGCACATCCTGATGGCACTCTCGCTGGTCGGAATCGTCTGGTTTAGCGTGATCACAAAACTGATCAGCTTCAACCTGAACTACTAG